From Candidatus Cloacimonadota bacterium:
TGGAGCTAAGAATATAAGATCCATATTGATCTTCTTCGATAGGCAAAAACTCTCCCGGTCGCGATTCTTCAGTTAATGCCCAGTTCCATCTGCAAACTTGAGTGCAAGCTCCGCTGTTTGCGCTACGCTGGTTAAGGTAAGCACTCAGCAAGCATCTTCCAGAGTACGCTACGCACATGGCGCCATGAATGAAACATTCTATTTCCAAATCTGGTAACGCATTTTTTAGCTCCAGAAGCTCTACAAAACTCATCTCTCTGGCGGCAACAATGCGTTTTGCTCCTTGTTGATGCCAGAACATCGCAGCCGCAACCGAGCATACATTGGCTTGAGTGCTAATATGTATAGGAATTGCAGTGAGTTCTTGAACCAGATTGAAAACTCCCGGATCAGAGACTATTACCGCATCGATTCCCGTGTTTTTTAGCCACAGCAAAAATTCTCTTAGGGCGGGATAGTCCGCATTGCGCATATAGGCATTTAATGTAAGATAAAGCTTAACTTTATGACTGTGTGCGTATGCTATTGCCTGTAGCAATTCATCTTTGTCGAGATTATTTGCTGTAGCTCGCAAACCAAATAGCTTGTATCCGCAATAAACAGCATCTGCGCCGTAGTTGATGGCAGTTTTTATCTTATTGAGATCGCCACCTGGGACTGTGAGTTCCATCAATTGCTCATCGAGTTTAACATATCTTCGTTTGATTGAGAAGCCTTCATTTGTTTTCTGAGGGTCTCAATACCTTGAATTGGGCTAATTGTTTTTAGATATTTGCGTAATACATACATTCGATTGATTTCGCTTTTACTAAGGAGTAGTTCTTCTCGGCGAGTACCAGATTTAACCAGATCTATAGCGGGATACAAGCGCATATCGGAAATACTGCGGTCCAAAACCAATTCCATGTTTCCGGTACCTTTAAATTCTTCAAAAATCACTTGATCCATTTTTGATCCGGTATCTATCAACGCTGTTGCAATTATGGTTAGGCTTCCAGCTTCCTCAGTGTTACGGGCGGAGCCAAAAAATTTCTTGGGTTTAATTAAACCATTAGCATCTATGCCTCCAGAGAGCACCTTACCGCTGGAGGGAGTGATGTTGTTGTAAGCTCTGGCCAAACGAGTGATGCTATCTAAAACAATCACAACATCCTGACCCAATTCAATCATTCGCTTAGATTTTTCCAAAATGATTTCTGCCACGTTTGTGTGATTTTTGGGGGATTCATCGAATGTGGACGAGATAACTTCACTGTTTCCAGGTTTTAACACTTTCTTCATTTCAGTTACTTCTTCGGGACGCTCATCAACCAATAGTACGATGAGATACACTTCGGGATGGTTGCTTAATATAGCATTCGCAATATCTTGCAATAGTGTAGTTTTACCGGTTCGAGGAGCTGCAACAATTAAGCCTCGCTGTCCCTTCCCAACTGGCGTAAACAGATTAATGATCCTGGTGCTATAGTTTTGCGGATCAAATTCTAAATTCAACCGTTCTGTTGGGTAGTAGGGCGTCAGTTCGTCAAATGTACGCATATCTTGTAAACTAGATGGAGACATATAGTTCACTGCTTCTACCCTTAAAAGAGCATAATATTTCTCGCCTTCTTTGGGAGAACGCACAGGACCGGAAACCATGTGTCCGTTTTGGAGTCCAAACCTGCGGATTTGAGTAAGTGAAACATATACGTCATCTTTTCCGGGTAAATAGCTATTGTTGGGAAATCTTAAAAAGCCAAAACCATCATCCATAATTTCTAAGCATCCAGTAACGAATGCTAAGCCCTCTTGAGCGGCTTGAAACTCAAATATCTTAAATATGAGGTCAGAGCCTTTATATTGAGAGTATCCGGGTATTGATATCTTCTTAGCCAACTTGGTAAGCTGGGCTTGAGTCATATTAAACAGATCGTCTTCTATGAGCATTATTTATCTCCTTTTTATTTATGTCCTATAATGAGTATTCTTGATGCGCTTGCAAAACCAATTTCATTGATGCGGGCAATAAGTTCTTTACCTTCCAAAATAAGTTCGGGATAGTCTCCCAATTGTTCCAATCTTCTAATTGTATCCTGACAGTTTTTTATTAGACCTGCCGATGTTTTATAATCTTTGGGATCATCAACTTCAGGATAAAACTCCTCGATTTTCATCTGTTTAAGTTTTAAACCCTTGGCAATTTGGATGAGAGCTTCTTTTGTAAAAGTGCTATCATGATATATACCGCTTAAGCTATCCACCTTTGCTACCCAATGATGCATTTTCACATGAGTAAGTTGAGGTTGGCTTTGTTTTCCATCGGCATACATTTCGGTAAGAATAAAAGTCCCTTCTGGTTTTAGAACCCTCATCATTTCCGTTAAGACAATATCCAGATTCTCAAAGTGATGTAGAGAATTTGAAGTGCATACAGTATCAAAATGGCCATCCTCAAACGGAAGCTTTTCCAAATTCATGCGGTAAATCTCCACATTGTTCTCTGGAAACAATTTCTGAGCATAATCTACGCTCTTTTCAGAATAATCTACTCCAATGATCTGAGTATAGCTTCTAAGATACTGTTTAAGCAGATGGATGAATTCACCACGACCCGTTGCTGCGTCCAATACTACTCCACCATCAATTCGGTTCAGATTTTGGAATACGTCTTTCACGGCTTTAACCTCGCTTGTGATTTTTGTGGATTGGCAAAAAAATGAGTTGCCATTTACCTATACATAATAGCTGTGCATTTGCTGTGTTATTGAATACGTACTATCTTTTTCAGCTATTGATTTTTAGTCAAGATAAATCGTTTCGCCCAAGCGATTTTGTTGATTATGCTATTTTAGCGGTGTAAAATTATGTTAGCATTAACATGTTTCTATATAGAAGTACAGCATAGGAGTTATATAGCCAGAACACAAAACACTTGACGTATAATCAGAGCATAGCC
This genomic window contains:
- a CDS encoding class I SAM-dependent methyltransferase, coding for MKDVFQNLNRIDGGVVLDAATGRGEFIHLLKQYLRSYTQIIGVDYSEKSVDYAQKLFPENNVEIYRMNLEKLPFEDGHFDTVCTSNSLHHFENLDIVLTEMMRVLKPEGTFILTEMYADGKQSQPQLTHVKMHHWVAKVDSLSGIYHDSTFTKEALIQIAKGLKLKQMKIEEFYPEVDDPKDYKTSAGLIKNCQDTIRRLEQLGDYPELILEGKELIARINEIGFASASRILIIGHK
- the rho gene encoding transcription termination factor Rho, which translates into the protein MLIEDDLFNMTQAQLTKLAKKISIPGYSQYKGSDLIFKIFEFQAAQEGLAFVTGCLEIMDDGFGFLRFPNNSYLPGKDDVYVSLTQIRRFGLQNGHMVSGPVRSPKEGEKYYALLRVEAVNYMSPSSLQDMRTFDELTPYYPTERLNLEFDPQNYSTRIINLFTPVGKGQRGLIVAAPRTGKTTLLQDIANAILSNHPEVYLIVLLVDERPEEVTEMKKVLKPGNSEVISSTFDESPKNHTNVAEIILEKSKRMIELGQDVVIVLDSITRLARAYNNITPSSGKVLSGGIDANGLIKPKKFFGSARNTEEAGSLTIIATALIDTGSKMDQVIFEEFKGTGNMELVLDRSISDMRLYPAIDLVKSGTRREELLLSKSEINRMYVLRKYLKTISPIQGIETLRKQMKASQSNEDMLNSMSN
- a CDS encoding U32 family peptidase; the protein is MELTVPGGDLNKIKTAINYGADAVYCGYKLFGLRATANNLDKDELLQAIAYAHSHKVKLYLTLNAYMRNADYPALREFLLWLKNTGIDAVIVSDPGVFNLVQELTAIPIHISTQANVCSVAAAMFWHQQGAKRIVAAREMSFVELLELKNALPDLEIECFIHGAMCVAYSGRCLLSAYLNQRSANSGACTQVCRWNWALTEESRPGEFLPIEEDQYGSYILSSKDLCLLDKISLFARHGIDAGKIEGRMKSEYYVAQLTRIYRSALDISPEDKAAIKFLYNELEKVSHRPYWQGFYGFPDADAGIVEKSDKKAYYTNCEYCGKIIAHENDELVVDTVAKISVADTIEIIFAQFKNDIRIQVSKIYDEENNEVPCTKPNARFRIPFKTANLTGGLIRKCLD